Part of the Clostridia bacterium genome is shown below.
GGAGGCGTTGGCCTTCGCCCAGTCGCCCATGAGGAACCACGTCGCCTTGGCGTGGTGGCGGTCCAGCACGTCCAAAAGCCCGGGAATCCACTCATTGCCCCAGGCCACGTTGATCTCCACGGCGACGGCGCGCTTGGCCGGGTTGCCCTGGTAGATCGGGGCCAGGGGAAGGTCCGCCAGCGTCTTGCTCGGCGGAATCTCCCGAAACACGTAGGCGACGGACGCGTTGGGCGGCGCCCGGAGAACGCGCTCCAGCGTGGCCTGCACGTCGAGCTCCACGCCGTCGAGGCCTGGAATCAACCCCTGCGTGGCCGGGTCGACGCGCGGCTCGACCGGCGCGACGCGGCTCTCGGGAGCAATGCGCTCAAGGTGCGCGCGCACCTGCTCCATCGACCAGCCGCCCACCGCCTGCTCGCCCAGGTACACGCCGGCCGCGACGCGATGCGGCGGTCGGGGCGGGCGCGGCCAGAGGAGGACGACGGATCCGGCCATCGCGGCGAGGAGCGCGGCCGCGGCGATCACTTGCAGCGAGCGGCTCACGTGCGGTTCCCTCCGCCGCACCATACGCGGCCGCCCGTGCCGCTATGCCGCGCCGCGCTCCGTGCGCGTCAGTCGCTCCAGAGGACGAG
Proteins encoded:
- a CDS encoding polysaccharide deacetylase family protein → MSRSLQVIAAAALLAAMAGSVVLLWPRPPRPPHRVAAGVYLGEQAVGGWSMEQVRAHLERIAPESRVAPVEPRVDPATQGLIPGLDGVELDVQATLERVLRAPPNASVAYVFREIPPSKTLADLPLAPIYQGNPAKRAVAVEINVAWGNEWIPGLLDVLDRHHAKATWFLMGDWAKANASLARQIAQRGHEIASHGYSAVDWERLDRKGILEQITMADQAIQAATGVRPFWFSTHKGVVNDEILKAARELGHETVMWTADTVDWMNPTVDWMVGRVLEKAGPGALILMHPTERTPDALDRILSALEARGLKVLTVGDLLSTRRLDVPAEQTAPSR